In Hyphomicrobiales bacterium, the sequence GGACGATCCGTTGAAGGACATCTTCGCGGAACGTCGTGCGCCGGCCCCGCATGCCGCTCCCCGCCATGAGCCGAGCTTCGAGTTGGTGCCGCCGTCGCCGGTTCCGGCGATGCCCGAGCCGCCGGCTCCCCCGGCCGAGCTGCGCGGCGCGCTCGACGAGTTCGAGGCGCTCCTGCGGCAGACCGAGCCGCGGCGCGCGGCTTCGGCCGGCACGGTCATGATGCCGCCGCAGCCGGCGCACCCCGTGCCGGAAAACGATGAATTCGAGCCGCCGGCGCCGTTGCCCTATGCGCGGCCCGTGCCGGCGCAGAGCCGCACCATCGCCCGCGATCTCGACGAGGACGCCGCCTTGCATGCAGGCTCGGCGGCGTATCCCGACGAGCCGGCGCCGCAGCATTACGCGCAGGCCCAGCACGGGCCGCCGGCGCATGGCTATGACGAGGACGACTACCCGGATCTGGAGCCGCGCCGTTCGCGCAAGGGGCTCTGGGCTGCCGCTGCCGTGATCGCCGTCGGCCTTCTCGGCGTCGGTACGACCTTCGCGCTGCGCGGCGGTTCCGTGAGCAGGGACGGTCAGCCGCCGATGATCACGGCCGACCGTGGTCCGGTCAAGGTCGAGCCCGCGAATCCGGGCGGGGCCGAGATCCCGAACCAGAACAAGCAGATCTACGAGCGCAGCGCCGATGCTCCGCAAGGCCAGAGCAAGGTGGTCAATAACGAGGAGCAGCCGGTCGACGTCCAGCAGGCGGCCCGCTCGATGCCGCCGCGTGTCGTCACGCCGTCGTCCGGCACGGCGCTCGCGGCAGCTCCCAGCGTTCCCGAGCGTAGCATCACGCCGGCCGAGCCGGGGCTGACCCCGATGCCTCCGGTGCCGGGGCTCGGCGAGCCGCGCAAGGTCAGGACCGTCGCGATCCGCCCGGATGGCACCCCGGTCGCGAATCCCGTGGCCGTCGACGGCAGCCAGCCGATCGCGACCGGTTCCGCTCCGACCCGCTCGATCGGCAGTGCGCCCGCCGCCCCGCCGCAGCGCCCGGCGGTGGCCGCTGCCCCCGCTGCCGCGCCGAAGGTTCAGGAGCGTGCGACGACGCCGCCTGCCGCGACGACGCCCGTCGCTCCGACCCGCGTCGCCAGCGCCCCGCCGGCGCCTGCCGCCGCGCCGCCCGCCCCGGCCACCTCCGCGATTCGGGCCGGGACCGGCGACTTCGTCGTGCAGCTCGGCGCGCCGGGCAGCGAGGCCGAGGCCCGCGCCACCTTCGCGGCCTTGCAGCGCAAGTATCCGCAGCAGCTCGGCGGCCAGCCGCCCATCGTCCGCAAGACGGAGCTGGCCGGCGGCAAGACCGTCTATCGCCTGCGCGTTGGGCCTTACTCCCGCGAGGACGCCTCCACGATGTGCTCGGCGCTGCAGGCGGCCGGCGGGCAGTGCTTCATCGCCAAGAACTGATCCGATTCATCGCGATCCAGGATCGAGCGGCGGCATCCGGCAGGGTGCCGCCGCTTTGCGTTGAAGCGGGCGCATGACGGGGTGAGGGGGCATGCTTGTTCCGCCGGTCGGGCCGTGCGAGTAGCCTGCCGGCAACAGAAATGGCGCCCTGCCGGTCGGGGCGCTCGCAGGCTGCTGGAGGTTGCCCCATGGATCGCCGTCAATTCGTCAAGGTCGCAGGCGCGGGCGCCGCAGGCAGCGCGGCGATCGCCGCCCCCGCCATCGCCCAGTCGCAGCCCAAGATCAGCTGGCGCCTCACGTCGAGCTATCCCAAGAGCCTCGACACGCTCTTTGGCATCTCGACCCATGTCGCCAAGCGCGTCGCCGAGGCGACGGACAACAACTTCCAGATCCAGGTCTTCGCGCCGGGCGAGATCGTGCCGGCGCTGCAGGCGCTCGACGCCGTGCAGAACGGCACCGTCGAATGCAGCCACACGCTGGCCAGCTTCTATATCGGCAAGGACCCGGCCTTCGCCTTCGAGACCTCGCTGCCCTTCGGCTTCAACGCCCGCCAGCAGAACGCCTGGCTCTATCAGGGCGGCGGCCTCGAGCTCTGCCGCGCCTTCATGAAGGGCTACAACGTCTACACCATCCCATCGGGCAATACCGGCGCGCAGATGGGCGGCTGGTTCCGCAAGGAGATCAAGTCGCTGGAGGATCTGAAGGGTCTGAAGTTCCGCATCGCCGGCCTCGGCGGGCGGATCATGGCCCGCCTCGGCGTCGTGCCGCAGACCATCGGCGGCGCCGACATCTACCCGGCGCTGGAACGCGGCACGCTCGATGCGGTCGAGTTCTCCGGCCCCTATGACGACGAGAAGCTCGGCTTCGTGAAGGTCGCCAAATACTACTACTATCCGGGCTTCTGGGAGGGGAACGCGAATGTCAGCTTCCTCGCCAACCAGGACAAGTGGAACGAGCTGCCGGCCTCGTACAAGGCGATCGTCGAGGCGGCCTGCGCCGAGGCCAACGCGCTTTGCCTGGCGAAATACGACCACAACAATCCCGACGCGCTGATTCGCCTCGCCGGCACCGGCGCGGAGCTGCGGCCCTTCCCGCAGGAAGTGATGACGGCGGCGTTCAAGGAGGCCTACGCGATGTATGCCGAGCTCGCCGCCAGCAACCCGAACTTCAAGACCTTCTACGATTCCTTCCTGCCGTACTGGAAGAAGGAGCAGCTCTGGTTCCGCATCGCCGAGCTGCCGTTCGATGCGTTCAATGCGCAGAACTACCAGCAGGTGAAGTGAGGAAACCCGCCTTTCCGAGAGGCGTCATTCCCGACAAGCCGCACTAGAGCAGTTCCTCAATTCTTCGAATTGCGGAACTGCTCTAGGCATTTGTTAAATCGCATTTTCTTCACGCGAACCGGTATCCACTTCGCTCGAAAATGCTCTAGCGGCGCCGATCCGGAACCCATCGAAGGGCGATGTGCTCTACGATGGATTCCGGGTCTTCGCTTCGCTCCGCCCGGAATGACGGAGGAGGGGGCGAAAACCGCATTTCCCTTTTCGGGCCGATGCTCTAACCCGGTACCATGACATCGCGCGCCTTCATCGCCGGCTGCCTCGGCACCAGCCTCACCGCCGACGAGCGGGCTTTCTTCCGCGACGCCCGGCCCTGGGGCTTCATCCTGTTCAGGCGCAACACGCAGACGCCCGAGCAGGTCGCGGCCCTAACCGCGGAGATGCGCGAGACCGTCGGCTGGCAGGCCCCGATCCTGATCGACCAGGAGGGCGGGCGCGTGCAGCGCATGGGGCCGCCGAACTGGCCGAAATACCCGTCGGCGCGCGCCTTCCTCGCCATCAACGATCCGGTGCGTCAGCGCGAGCTCGTCAGGCTTTCCGCCCGGTTGATGGCGCATGACCTGAAGAGCGTCGGCATCGACGTCGACTGCCTGCCGGTGCTCGACGTGCCCGTCGCCGGCAGCCACGACGTCATCGGCGACCGTGCCTATGCCCATGATCCCGATCAGGTGGCGCGGCTCGGCCGGGCGGCGGCCGAGGGGCTGATCGCCGGTGGCGTCCTGCCCGTGGTCAAGCACATGCCCGGCCATGGCCGGGCGAGGGCGGACAGCCACCATGACCTGCCCGTCGTCGACGCCACGCTCGACGAGCTCAGGGCGCATGATTTCCGTCCGTTCCGGCATCTCGCCGACATGCCGCTCGCCATGACGGCGCATGTCGTGTTCACGGCGCTCGATCCGAAGCATCCGGCGACGGTCTCGCGTAGGATCGTGCGTGAGATCATGCGCGGCGAGCTCGGCTTCGACGGGCTGATCATGACTGACGACCTCTCGATGAAGGCGTTGACCGGCTCCTTCGAGGCCAAGGCGCGCGCAGCGATCCGCGCCGGCGTCGACGTGGTGCTGCATTGCCACGGCATCATGGAGGAGATGGTCGCGATTGCGGGCGCGGTGCCGGAGATGACGGGGGCTCGCGGCCGCCGCGCCGCAGTCGCGCTCGGCCGGATCCGGCACGAGCCGGAGCCGGTCGATCTGGAAGCCGCGCGCGCCGAGGTCACGGCCGCGCTTGCGTCGAGCGCCTGAGCGGCCGAATCTGCTCGTTGGGGACGACAGGTGGGGCAGGGCCTTCGATGACGGCCGAGTTGCCATTCGAGGAAGACCGCGAGCCGCGTGCGGGCGAGCCTTCGCTCGTCGTCGATGTCGACGGCTATGAGGGGCCGCTCGACCTGCTGCTCGATCTCGCACGCCGCCAGAAGGTCGATCTGCAGCGCATCTCGATCCTGGCGCTGGCCGAGCAGTACCTGGCTTTCGTCGAAGAGGCGCGGGCCCTGCGGCTCGAGCTCGCGGCGGACTACCTCGTGATGGCGGCCTGGCTCGCCTATCTCAAGTCGCGCCTGCTGCTGCCCGAACCGCCCAAGGGCGAGGAGCCGAGTGCAGCCGACCTTGCGACCGCGCTCGCCTTGCGTCTGCGCCGGCTGGAGGCGATCCGCGCCGCCGCGCGCCGGCTCGCCTCGCGCGAGCGGTTGGGGCAGGACGTGTTCGCGCGCGGCGAGCCCGAGGAGATCGTCGCAGGCGCCCGGCCGGTCTGGGAAGCCGAACTCTACGATCTGCTCGCGGCCTACGCGCAGCAGCGGCAGAAGCGCGTGCAGGGGCACATCTCCGTCGGCCACCGTGTCGTCTGGTCGCTGGTCGAGGCGCGCGAGGCGCTGCAGCGGCTGGTGGGCGATGCCGGCGACTGGACCGAGCTGGACAGCTATTTGACGCAGTACATGGCTTCTCACGGCCTGCCGGCACGGGAGATGCGGGCGACGGTTCGCGCCTCGGCCCTGTCGGCCATGCTCGAAATGGTGCGGGAAGGGGTGCTCGACCTGCGGCAGGACGAGGCGTTCGCGCCAATCGAGCTGCGCCGCCGTTCGGCCCGCCCGGCGGTCCTGCCCTTCCTGGCGAAGGACGCATCATGACCGCTGCGACGGCCGAACCTCTGGACGCGGAGGATGGCAGCGGGGCGGAAGCCTTCGCCCGGGCGCTGCGCATCGTCGAGGCGCTGCTTTTCGCCTCGGCCACGCCCATGTCGAGCGAGGCCCTGGGTCGGGCGATACCGGACGGTATCGCCGTCGAGCGGGTGCTGGCGCAGCTCGTCGAGAGTTATGCGATGCGCGGCGTCAATCTGCGCCAGGTCGCCGGAGGCTGGGCGT encodes:
- a CDS encoding SPOR domain-containing protein gives rise to the protein MSEPARNRFALDLEDLERQLRGAGQAPRPGQSPDPLAELTRIVGQDDPLKDIFAERRAPAPHAAPRHEPSFELVPPSPVPAMPEPPAPPAELRGALDEFEALLRQTEPRRAASAGTVMMPPQPAHPVPENDEFEPPAPLPYARPVPAQSRTIARDLDEDAALHAGSAAYPDEPAPQHYAQAQHGPPAHGYDEDDYPDLEPRRSRKGLWAAAAVIAVGLLGVGTTFALRGGSVSRDGQPPMITADRGPVKVEPANPGGAEIPNQNKQIYERSADAPQGQSKVVNNEEQPVDVQQAARSMPPRVVTPSSGTALAAAPSVPERSITPAEPGLTPMPPVPGLGEPRKVRTVAIRPDGTPVANPVAVDGSQPIATGSAPTRSIGSAPAAPPQRPAVAAAPAAAPKVQERATTPPAATTPVAPTRVASAPPAPAAAPPAPATSAIRAGTGDFVVQLGAPGSEAEARATFAALQRKYPQQLGGQPPIVRKTELAGGKTVYRLRVGPYSREDASTMCSALQAAGGQCFIAKN
- the takP gene encoding Alpha-keto acid-binding periplasmic protein TakP, whose translation is MDRRQFVKVAGAGAAGSAAIAAPAIAQSQPKISWRLTSSYPKSLDTLFGISTHVAKRVAEATDNNFQIQVFAPGEIVPALQALDAVQNGTVECSHTLASFYIGKDPAFAFETSLPFGFNARQQNAWLYQGGGLELCRAFMKGYNVYTIPSGNTGAQMGGWFRKEIKSLEDLKGLKFRIAGLGGRIMARLGVVPQTIGGADIYPALERGTLDAVEFSGPYDDEKLGFVKVAKYYYYPGFWEGNANVSFLANQDKWNELPASYKAIVEAACAEANALCLAKYDHNNPDALIRLAGTGAELRPFPQEVMTAAFKEAYAMYAELAASNPNFKTFYDSFLPYWKKEQLWFRIAELPFDAFNAQNYQQVK
- a CDS encoding Beta N-acetyl-glucosaminidase; translated protein: MTSRAFIAGCLGTSLTADERAFFRDARPWGFILFRRNTQTPEQVAALTAEMRETVGWQAPILIDQEGGRVQRMGPPNWPKYPSARAFLAINDPVRQRELVRLSARLMAHDLKSVGIDVDCLPVLDVPVAGSHDVIGDRAYAHDPDQVARLGRAAAEGLIAGGVLPVVKHMPGHGRARADSHHDLPVVDATLDELRAHDFRPFRHLADMPLAMTAHVVFTALDPKHPATVSRRIVREIMRGELGFDGLIMTDDLSMKALTGSFEAKARAAIRAGVDVVLHCHGIMEEMVAIAGAVPEMTGARGRRAAVALGRIRHEPEPVDLEAARAEVTAALASSA
- a CDS encoding Segregation and condensation protein A, with the protein product MTAELPFEEDREPRAGEPSLVVDVDGYEGPLDLLLDLARRQKVDLQRISILALAEQYLAFVEEARALRLELAADYLVMAAWLAYLKSRLLLPEPPKGEEPSAADLATALALRLRRLEAIRAAARRLASRERLGQDVFARGEPEEIVAGARPVWEAELYDLLAAYAQQRQKRVQGHISVGHRVVWSLVEAREALQRLVGDAGDWTELDSYLTQYMASHGLPAREMRATVRASALSAMLEMVREGVLDLRQDEAFAPIELRRRSARPAVLPFLAKDAS